One Myxococcales bacterium genomic region harbors:
- a CDS encoding serine/threonine protein kinase, with the protein MPGSRAQDSIDQVGSFQVIRTLATGGTSDILLARSCGPHGFERTVVLKCLDGQHRPESDFAKMFMTEATAYSRLSDASIVKLFDFFSHDERLVMVLEHVDGLTLRRLRASAEELGIELSDRAVLYVAGRIFAALACAHGSTDEAGKALPIVHRDVNPSNVLVSWDGEVKLADFGVARVTGLHAATVGGAIKGSLGYMAPEQVQGGTITPATDVYGAGIVLWEMLTKRRAFAREGGSDVDVLRAMSEPKIPSIDELRLDLDKNVRELVTATLEPYVATRTLTAARIAQTLSDLDPEGAGRVELVEVLRRVREKKPTKPDSAPKATKVAPPAIPSNVHVAEPSPPVPAAKAAEPTPPKAAGAPAPNAAEAPAPPKSPPAPPAGESARKPPMKRRPSGLGPGLTSPVTEPAAASASPTVDTATPSASARAASPAPAAKAETPTPAAKVASPKEADTSKGAPKAPDVGAPPAPFMPKVREPAPPRPPSIAPPPELELADNGLYVPASIAAPASASVAEVESMELLQRRRAERARAVERAKADGSHKRAIAAMVAVAIVAAGTILFRIFSTEAEATTPSHGQTKTTSASSEPPQVLPERTSSVTTTPLVTLFEATSTTRQPILVEGVLIGETPLRVEVPCGTRAIQIGNDNPVRTLDLPCGKVFSVHEK; encoded by the coding sequence GTGCCCGGTTCACGTGCCCAAGACTCCATCGACCAGGTAGGCAGCTTCCAGGTCATTCGCACGCTCGCCACGGGGGGCACGAGCGACATCCTCCTCGCGCGGTCCTGCGGGCCGCACGGGTTCGAGCGCACCGTCGTGCTGAAATGCCTCGACGGGCAGCACCGGCCCGAGAGCGACTTCGCCAAGATGTTCATGACGGAGGCCACGGCGTACTCGCGCCTGTCGGACGCCTCGATCGTGAAGCTCTTCGACTTCTTCTCGCACGACGAGCGGCTCGTGATGGTGCTCGAGCACGTCGACGGGCTCACCTTGAGGCGCCTCCGCGCGAGCGCCGAAGAGCTCGGTATCGAGCTCTCCGATCGGGCGGTGCTCTACGTGGCTGGGAGGATCTTCGCCGCGCTCGCGTGCGCCCACGGCTCGACGGACGAGGCCGGCAAGGCGCTCCCGATCGTGCACCGCGACGTGAACCCGTCGAACGTGCTCGTCTCGTGGGACGGCGAGGTCAAGCTCGCCGACTTCGGCGTCGCCCGGGTCACGGGCCTCCACGCGGCCACGGTCGGCGGCGCGATCAAGGGCAGCCTCGGCTACATGGCCCCCGAGCAGGTCCAAGGCGGGACCATCACGCCCGCGACGGATGTGTATGGTGCAGGGATCGTCCTCTGGGAGATGCTCACGAAGCGCCGCGCGTTCGCGCGTGAAGGCGGCAGCGACGTCGACGTGCTCCGCGCCATGTCGGAGCCGAAGATCCCCTCGATCGACGAGCTGCGCCTCGACCTCGACAAGAACGTCCGCGAGCTCGTGACCGCGACCCTCGAGCCGTACGTCGCCACGCGGACCCTCACCGCCGCGCGGATCGCGCAGACGCTCTCCGACCTCGACCCCGAAGGCGCGGGGCGGGTCGAGCTCGTCGAGGTGCTCCGGCGCGTCCGCGAGAAGAAGCCCACCAAGCCCGACAGCGCCCCAAAGGCGACCAAGGTCGCGCCGCCCGCGATCCCGTCGAACGTGCACGTGGCCGAGCCCTCGCCCCCCGTGCCTGCGGCGAAAGCGGCAGAACCGACACCGCCGAAAGCGGCTGGAGCGCCCGCGCCGAATGCAGCAGAAGCGCCCGCGCCACCGAAATCACCGCCCGCTCCGCCCGCCGGGGAGAGCGCCCGCAAGCCTCCCATGAAGCGTCGACCGTCGGGGCTCGGCCCGGGCCTCACGTCGCCCGTGACCGAGCCTGCCGCGGCGAGCGCGTCCCCCACGGTCGATACGGCCACTCCGTCGGCCTCCGCGCGCGCCGCGAGCCCCGCTCCGGCAGCCAAAGCCGAAACGCCCACCCCCGCGGCGAAGGTCGCGAGCCCAAAAGAGGCCGACACGTCGAAGGGCGCGCCGAAAGCCCCCGACGTTGGGGCACCTCCTGCTCCGTTCATGCCCAAGGTACGAGAGCCCGCGCCGCCGCGCCCACCGAGCATCGCGCCTCCTCCCGAGCTCGAGCTCGCCGACAACGGCCTCTACGTGCCCGCGAGCATCGCCGCGCCTGCCTCTGCGTCCGTCGCCGAGGTCGAGTCGATGGAGCTCTTGCAGCGCCGACGGGCCGAACGCGCGAGGGCGGTCGAGCGCGCGAAGGCCGACGGGAGCCACAAACGCGCGATCGCGGCGATGGTGGCGGTGGCCATCGTGGCCGCGGGCACCATCCTGTTCCGCATCTTCTCGACCGAAGCCGAGGCCACCACGCCCTCGCACGGGCAGACGAAGACCACGAGCGCCTCGAGCGAGCCCCCGCAGGTGTTGCCCGAGCGAACGAGCAGCGTCACGACGACTCCGCTGGTCACGCTCTTCGAGGCCACGTCGACCACGCGCCAGCCCATCTTGGTCGAGGGCGTGCTCATCGGCGAGACCCCGCTGCGCGTCGAGGTCCCGTGTGGGACGCGCGCCATTCAGATCGGCAACGACAACCCCGTGCGCACGCTCGATTTGCCCTGCGGCAAGGTGTTCTCGGTCCACGAGAAATGA
- a CDS encoding helix-turn-helix domain-containing protein: MDERVLTRAFPWVATPSHALALAVNEGRIVWDELVALPGDVVLLRPELMARGRFEDAGFVELEWPIDRGSSLSGPVRMGTSTRTDALRVRLEDPHSEQRATFHDAFEAFSAAGVDHGLSSEALVGGPTELEVRIAAGLDAQLASLATAADARTLAEAVGLSERQLQRRIREYMRKHHQNARSWRDLRNRWRVQIAAVLVGNGHGTVADVASEVGYASATALVRALAIHGMPPPRTLRARFSSGIVVPG, encoded by the coding sequence GTGGACGAACGCGTCCTCACGCGCGCGTTCCCGTGGGTCGCGACGCCGAGCCACGCCCTAGCGCTCGCCGTGAACGAGGGGCGGATCGTGTGGGACGAGCTCGTCGCGCTACCGGGGGACGTCGTGCTCCTGCGGCCGGAGCTCATGGCGCGCGGGCGCTTCGAGGACGCAGGCTTCGTCGAGCTCGAGTGGCCTATCGATCGCGGGTCGTCGCTCTCCGGCCCGGTGCGGATGGGTACGTCGACGCGCACGGACGCGCTCCGCGTGCGCCTCGAGGACCCCCACTCCGAACAGCGCGCTACGTTCCACGACGCATTCGAAGCCTTTTCTGCGGCGGGTGTCGACCACGGGCTCTCGTCCGAAGCGCTCGTGGGAGGACCGACCGAGCTCGAGGTGCGCATCGCAGCCGGTCTCGACGCCCAGCTCGCGAGCCTCGCGACCGCGGCCGACGCCCGCACGCTCGCGGAGGCCGTCGGGCTCTCGGAGCGGCAGCTCCAGAGGCGGATCCGCGAGTACATGCGCAAGCACCACCAAAACGCGCGCTCGTGGCGGGACCTCAGAAACCGCTGGCGTGTCCAGATCGCCGCGGTCCTCGTCGGAAATGGGCACGGCACCGTCGCCGACGTCGCGTCCGAGGTCGGCTATGCATCGGCGACGGCCCTCGTTCGGGCCCTCGCGATCCACGGCATGCCCCCTCCGCGTACGCTACGAGCGCGGTTCTCGAGCGGCATCGTCGTGCCCGGGTGA
- a CDS encoding endonuclease/exonuclease/phosphatase family protein translates to MRSLCPSLPRTTLLALAWAAMVSLAFAACGGTPSVPKDAEAPREDASADAQAPVPDEDASLSDAGGDTTDDRTLPDATADCGTERLRVVAGNLSGTGATYDDGRGARIFKGLSPDVALVQELRYGDDSAAAERAFVDEAFGPTFAFVRGRLSNGSDIPNAVVSRFPILASGEWTDPEVGNRTFVWAQIDVPGPRDLYAVSVHLLTTNATARNLEAKALVAEIAKLPPGSLVVLGGDLNTTIRNETALGTFAGTLATDGPFPVDQAGNTNTNEPRSRPYDWVLAAPTLDACRTPVTIGAQTFPSGLVFDSRVYTPLEDVTPVRMSDSASPLQHMAIVRDFVLPR, encoded by the coding sequence TTGCGATCACTTTGCCCCTCGCTCCCACGCACGACGCTCCTCGCTCTCGCGTGGGCCGCCATGGTGAGCCTCGCCTTCGCCGCTTGCGGGGGCACCCCATCCGTCCCGAAGGACGCCGAGGCTCCACGAGAGGACGCGTCCGCGGACGCGCAAGCCCCCGTCCCGGACGAGGACGCCTCCCTCTCCGATGCGGGCGGCGACACGACGGACGACCGCACCCTCCCCGACGCGACGGCCGACTGCGGCACAGAACGGCTCCGTGTCGTCGCCGGAAATCTCTCGGGCACGGGCGCCACGTACGACGATGGCCGAGGCGCGCGCATCTTCAAAGGGCTCTCGCCCGATGTCGCGCTCGTGCAGGAGCTCCGGTACGGCGACGACTCCGCGGCGGCCGAGCGAGCCTTCGTGGACGAGGCCTTCGGACCGACGTTCGCCTTCGTGCGTGGTCGGCTCTCCAATGGCTCGGACATCCCGAACGCCGTCGTCTCCCGCTTCCCCATCCTCGCTTCGGGCGAGTGGACCGACCCCGAGGTCGGGAACCGGACGTTCGTCTGGGCGCAGATCGACGTCCCCGGCCCGCGCGATCTCTACGCGGTGAGCGTGCATCTCCTCACGACGAACGCCACCGCGCGCAACCTCGAAGCGAAGGCGCTCGTCGCGGAGATCGCGAAGCTCCCGCCGGGCAGCCTCGTCGTGCTCGGCGGCGACCTCAACACGACGATCCGCAACGAGACCGCCCTCGGTACCTTCGCGGGGACGCTCGCGACCGACGGCCCGTTTCCGGTCGACCAGGCCGGCAACACGAACACGAACGAGCCCCGCTCCCGCCCCTACGACTGGGTGCTCGCGGCGCCCACGCTCGACGCCTGCCGCACGCCGGTCACGATCGGCGCGCAGACCTTCCCCTCGGGCCTCGTGTTCGACTCACGCGTGTACACGCCGCTCGAGGACGTCACGCCGGTGCGCATGTCGGACAGCGCCTCACCTCTCCAACATATGGCCATCGTTCGGGATTTCGTCCTTCCGAGGTGA
- a CDS encoding YdiU family protein: MPAPRHDEFEARLGLSFRDRFVRELPGDPSIENVPRQVKGAAWSPVLPTKVAAPKVLLHSREVAEELGLSEGVMRSPEMAEVLSGNRMLRGMRPYAACYGGHQFGSWAGQLGDGRAITLGEVATPSGKIQEIQLKGAGPTPYSRRADGRAVLRSSVREMLCSEAMHHLGVPTTRALALTATGESVVRDMLYDGNPKAEPGAVVARVAPSFVRFGNFELPTARKDEELLRALTAHVMKHHYPELVKAGDPTSPDSVAAFLIEVAERTARMIAEWMRVGFVHGVMNTDNMSILGLTIDYGPYGWLEGYDPGWTPNTTDAQGRRYRYGAQPSIGAWNVARLADALAPLLPEGAGDQAMKAYGTTWEERELRMYAKKLGLRAVHLPEEGESGPSDMPLLEGLFGLFGKAEIDMPLFYRALADVPTHEPLAPEAWANVAGEVLGHTFYDAEVERELRPTVGAWLSTYAARVRDDGRDPEERRASMRRANPKYVLRNWLAQKAIDLAEAGDTSELEALLDVLRRPYDDQPGREAYAQKRPEWARHKAGCSMLSCSS; the protein is encoded by the coding sequence ATGCCCGCACCTCGCCACGACGAATTCGAAGCGCGCCTCGGCCTCTCGTTCCGCGACAGGTTCGTGAGGGAGCTCCCCGGAGATCCGTCGATCGAGAACGTCCCCCGGCAGGTGAAGGGCGCGGCGTGGTCGCCCGTGTTGCCCACCAAGGTGGCGGCGCCCAAGGTGCTCCTCCATTCGCGCGAGGTGGCCGAAGAGCTCGGCCTCTCCGAGGGCGTGATGCGCTCACCCGAGATGGCCGAGGTGCTCTCGGGCAACCGCATGCTGCGCGGCATGCGCCCGTACGCCGCCTGTTACGGCGGGCACCAGTTCGGGAGCTGGGCCGGCCAGCTCGGCGACGGGCGCGCGATCACGCTCGGAGAAGTCGCCACGCCGAGCGGTAAAATCCAGGAGATCCAGCTCAAGGGGGCGGGGCCCACGCCCTACTCCCGCAGGGCCGACGGGCGCGCCGTGCTCCGGAGCTCCGTTCGCGAGATGCTCTGCTCCGAGGCCATGCACCACCTCGGCGTGCCCACGACGCGCGCCCTCGCGCTCACGGCCACGGGGGAGAGCGTGGTGCGTGACATGCTCTACGACGGAAACCCCAAGGCCGAGCCGGGGGCGGTCGTCGCGCGCGTCGCGCCGTCGTTCGTGCGCTTCGGCAACTTCGAGCTCCCCACCGCCCGCAAAGACGAAGAGCTCCTCCGCGCGCTCACGGCGCACGTGATGAAGCACCACTACCCCGAGCTCGTGAAGGCCGGGGATCCCACCTCACCCGACAGCGTCGCTGCCTTCTTGATCGAGGTCGCCGAGCGCACGGCGCGCATGATCGCCGAGTGGATGCGCGTGGGCTTCGTCCACGGGGTCATGAACACCGACAACATGTCGATCCTCGGGCTCACGATCGACTACGGCCCCTACGGCTGGCTCGAGGGCTACGACCCGGGCTGGACCCCGAACACGACCGACGCCCAGGGCCGCCGCTACCGCTATGGCGCACAGCCAAGCATCGGCGCGTGGAACGTGGCGCGCCTCGCCGACGCGCTCGCTCCCCTCTTGCCCGAGGGCGCGGGCGATCAAGCCATGAAGGCTTACGGCACCACGTGGGAGGAGCGCGAGCTCCGCATGTACGCCAAAAAGCTCGGGCTCCGCGCCGTGCACCTCCCCGAAGAGGGGGAAAGCGGGCCTTCCGACATGCCGCTCCTCGAGGGGCTCTTTGGCCTCTTCGGCAAAGCCGAGATCGATATGCCGCTCTTCTACCGCGCGCTCGCCGACGTCCCCACGCACGAGCCGCTCGCGCCCGAGGCGTGGGCGAACGTCGCGGGAGAGGTGCTCGGGCACACCTTCTACGACGCCGAGGTCGAGCGCGAGCTCCGCCCCACGGTGGGCGCGTGGCTCTCCACGTACGCGGCGCGCGTCCGCGACGATGGCCGCGATCCCGAGGAGCGCCGGGCCTCCATGCGCCGCGCGAATCCCAAGTACGTGCTCCGCAATTGGCTCGCGCAGAAGGCCATCGACCTCGCCGAGGCCGGCGACACGAGCGAGCTCGAGGCGCTGCTCGACGTGCTCCGAAGGCCCTACGACGACCAACCGGGCCGCGAGGCCTACGCGCAAAAACGCCCCGAGTGGGCCCGCCACAAAGCGGGCTGTTCCATGTTGAGCTGCAGCAGCTGA
- a CDS encoding serine/threonine protein kinase, whose protein sequence is MSNDAPDDALAFAATAAAPGETISPAARTFAGSPFSARVAELGRADVAFPPGLGEEPSAARGEDLVVRGVIAEGGMGRVLLAEQRSLFREVAVKVPRDPRAVEQVDALVREGAITGHLDHPGVPPIHLLGRTASGTPVLVMKRIVGERWTDLLAHEAPWTVVPTLPHDRLRAHLAVLMEVARTVHGAHLRGVLHLDLKPDNVLVGSLGEVYVVDWGIAEDVTKARSGRSFAGTPAYVAPEVVRAEALGVWTDVYLLGGLLHTILARGPRHVGDTVRQALERAARSEPVVYGADVPDELGRLANQATALDPAKRPASALAFRAALADFLEHVDSMALAREGEACLVSSSSAETSEASARERVKRLAEATFAFRSALARWSENPVAREGLASALRATMDLELSRENLVGARECAEAMDEVPAPLAERLVALEALLSGRAASDRELRRARRDADLGVGARARTWGLAVVAALAVATTIFGGGLEPLPEDAFETLAMGDALAIPVGLTVLAALAVVTVGRSLFGNAIGRRLLAVGAGAAVGLVAHRALVLSMGHRGAHVVAGDLLVGAAFAFGVAVFVTRRALVAVAFLVAGAVAVRFLPQYPTAVFNVSAVLAVVSAAYALRGATSEKSPRKDEIPNDGHMLER, encoded by the coding sequence ATGTCGAACGACGCCCCGGACGACGCGCTCGCGTTCGCCGCCACGGCCGCTGCCCCTGGAGAAACCATCTCGCCGGCCGCTCGGACTTTCGCTGGCTCTCCCTTTTCGGCGCGGGTCGCCGAGCTGGGGAGGGCGGACGTCGCGTTCCCTCCCGGGCTCGGTGAGGAGCCGTCCGCCGCGCGAGGCGAGGACCTCGTCGTGCGCGGCGTGATCGCCGAAGGGGGGATGGGGCGCGTGCTCCTCGCCGAGCAGCGGTCTCTCTTCCGCGAGGTCGCGGTGAAGGTCCCTCGGGATCCGCGCGCCGTCGAGCAGGTGGACGCGCTCGTTCGCGAAGGGGCCATCACGGGGCACCTCGATCATCCGGGGGTCCCGCCGATTCACCTCCTCGGACGGACGGCGAGCGGGACGCCGGTCCTCGTCATGAAGCGCATCGTCGGCGAGCGCTGGACGGATCTCCTCGCGCATGAGGCCCCGTGGACCGTCGTGCCTACGCTGCCGCACGATCGCCTGCGCGCCCATCTCGCCGTCCTCATGGAGGTGGCGCGGACCGTCCACGGCGCGCACCTGCGGGGGGTCCTGCACCTCGACCTCAAGCCCGACAACGTGCTCGTCGGCTCCCTCGGCGAGGTCTACGTCGTCGACTGGGGGATCGCGGAGGACGTCACGAAGGCGAGGTCGGGGCGGTCCTTCGCGGGGACGCCGGCGTACGTCGCGCCCGAGGTGGTGCGCGCCGAGGCGCTCGGGGTGTGGACCGACGTCTATCTCTTGGGCGGCCTCCTCCACACGATCCTCGCCCGCGGGCCTCGTCACGTCGGAGACACCGTGCGCCAGGCCCTCGAACGGGCGGCGCGCTCCGAACCCGTCGTCTACGGCGCGGACGTGCCCGACGAGCTCGGAAGGCTCGCGAACCAAGCGACGGCCCTCGACCCCGCGAAGAGGCCAGCGAGCGCGCTCGCCTTCCGCGCGGCCCTCGCGGACTTCCTCGAGCACGTGGACTCGATGGCGCTCGCGCGCGAGGGGGAAGCGTGCCTCGTCTCGTCCTCGAGCGCGGAGACCTCGGAGGCGTCGGCGCGCGAGCGGGTGAAGAGGCTCGCGGAGGCGACGTTCGCCTTCCGGAGCGCGCTCGCGAGGTGGTCCGAAAATCCCGTCGCGCGCGAGGGGCTCGCGTCCGCGCTGCGCGCCACGATGGACCTCGAGCTGTCGCGCGAGAACCTCGTCGGCGCCCGGGAGTGCGCGGAGGCCATGGACGAGGTGCCCGCTCCCCTTGCAGAGCGCCTCGTCGCCCTCGAAGCGCTCCTCTCGGGGCGGGCCGCGAGCGACAGAGAGCTCCGGCGTGCGCGTCGGGACGCGGATCTCGGGGTCGGCGCGCGCGCGAGGACGTGGGGGCTCGCGGTCGTCGCGGCGCTGGCCGTCGCGACGACGATCTTCGGTGGAGGTCTCGAGCCCCTCCCGGAGGACGCGTTCGAGACCCTGGCCATGGGAGACGCGCTCGCCATTCCCGTCGGCCTCACCGTGCTCGCGGCGCTCGCCGTCGTGACCGTGGGGCGCTCGCTCTTCGGGAACGCGATCGGCCGGCGTCTCCTCGCGGTCGGTGCGGGCGCAGCGGTCGGCCTCGTCGCCCACCGCGCGTTGGTCCTGTCGATGGGGCACAGGGGCGCTCACGTCGTCGCCGGAGACCTGCTCGTCGGGGCCGCGTTCGCGTTCGGCGTCGCGGTGTTCGTGACGAGGCGAGCGCTCGTCGCCGTCGCCTTCCTCGTGGCCGGCGCCGTCGCGGTGCGCTTCCTCCCGCAGTATCCGACGGCCGTCTTCAACGTGTCGGCGGTGCTCGCCGTGGTCTCCGCCGCGTACGCGCTGCGCGGCGCGACCTCGGAGAAGTCACCTCGGAAGGACGAAATCCCGAACGATGGCCATATGTTGGAGAGGTGA
- a CDS encoding serine/threonine protein kinase: MSTGKESSRVGTKVGAYSLERAIGHGGMATVYAARGPGGATFAMKVLHHPLTTDEIVVARFFEEAYLVNSVKHPGVCRVVDDGVSEDRCPYLVMELLDGESLEACLAARGKLTVGDALDIGIDAADTLKAVHAAGIVHRDLSPGNVFLTTQGTVKILDFGVGKGKALIAKTLEGSLLGTPAFMSPEQATGSGKDVVDGRSDVFSLGAVLFRALSGRNVHDAETTVAQWFSAARKAAPSLREVAPDMPEEIVRTIDAALAFERDSRPDAAAFHASLVSARAFLRGDVGAPAETSFVAMITELRDLQKR; this comes from the coding sequence GTGAGCACTGGAAAAGAGAGCTCTCGCGTGGGCACCAAGGTCGGCGCGTATTCGCTCGAGAGGGCCATCGGGCACGGCGGCATGGCGACCGTCTACGCCGCGCGAGGGCCTGGCGGAGCCACGTTCGCCATGAAGGTGCTGCACCACCCCCTCACGACGGACGAGATCGTCGTGGCCCGCTTCTTCGAGGAGGCCTACCTCGTCAACTCGGTGAAGCACCCGGGCGTGTGCCGCGTCGTGGACGACGGGGTGTCCGAAGATCGCTGCCCGTACCTCGTCATGGAGCTGCTCGACGGCGAGAGCCTCGAGGCGTGCCTCGCCGCCCGCGGGAAGCTCACCGTGGGGGACGCGCTCGACATCGGCATCGACGCGGCCGACACGCTGAAGGCCGTGCACGCGGCGGGCATCGTGCACCGCGATCTCTCGCCGGGGAACGTGTTCCTCACGACGCAAGGCACGGTAAAGATTCTCGATTTCGGCGTAGGTAAGGGCAAAGCCCTCATCGCGAAGACGCTCGAAGGCTCGCTCCTCGGCACCCCCGCGTTCATGTCGCCCGAACAGGCGACAGGCTCCGGGAAAGACGTGGTCGACGGCCGCAGCGACGTGTTCTCGCTCGGGGCCGTGCTCTTTCGCGCGCTCTCGGGCCGCAACGTCCACGACGCCGAGACCACCGTGGCCCAGTGGTTCTCTGCGGCACGAAAAGCGGCCCCGTCCCTCCGCGAGGTCGCACCCGACATGCCCGAAGAGATCGTGCGCACGATCGACGCGGCGCTCGCGTTCGAGCGCGACTCACGGCCCGACGCCGCGGCGTTCCATGCCTCGCTCGTTTCGGCGCGCGCCTTCTTGCGGGGCGACGTGGGCGCCCCCGCGGAGACCTCGTTCGTCGCCATGATCACGGAGCTCCGCGACCTTCAAAAACGCTGA